Proteins from one Cicer arietinum cultivar CDC Frontier isolate Library 1 chromosome 3, Cicar.CDCFrontier_v2.0, whole genome shotgun sequence genomic window:
- the LOC101497699 gene encoding BAG family molecular chaperone regulator 4, whose product MKSAAHSTGVSPPTEEIEWEMRPGGMFVQRREAGDDDQSNGPMINISVAHASSHHEVYLPVQSTFWDVKKLLAHKTGLKPEQQRLFFRGKEKENEENLYMEGVKDKSKLLLLEDAASKESNLEELRKHNEMLKASEAVAAVRSEVDKLCERVLALEVAVDGGTKVSDKEFIVSTELLMRKLLELDGIKAEGEAKLQRKAEVRRVQNIVDTLDSLKARNSNPPSNIGKAVSVTTQWETFGSGMGSLNAPTSSSSSAHLTQDWERYDQL is encoded by the exons ATGAAGAGCGCAGCGCATTCTACCGGAGTCTCGCCGCCGACGGAGGAGATCGAATGGGAGATGCGTCCCGGCGGCATGTTCGTACAGAGACGCGAAGCAGGTGACGATGATCAAAGCAATGGACCTATGATCAATATCAGTGTTGCACATGCTTCTTCTCATCACGAAGTCTACCTCCCAGTTCAATCAACTTTCT GGGATGTTAAGAAACTGCTTGCACACAAAACTGGTTTAAAGCCTGAACAGCAAAGACTCTTCTTTAGAGGTAAAGAAAAGGAGAATGAAGAGAATTTGTATATGGAAGGTGTGAAGGACAAGTCAAAGCTTTTGCTTTTGGAAGATGCTGCTAGCAAAGAGAGTAATCTTGAGGAACTTAGAAAACACAATGAAATGCTAAAAGCTTCCGAAGCTGTTGCTGCAGTCAGATCAGAGGTGGACAAACTTTGTGAGAGG GTGTTGGCCTTGGAGGTAGCTGTGGATGGAGGGACCAAGGTTTCTGACAAAGAGTTTATTGTGTCCACAGAATTGCTTATGAGGAAATTGCTGGAGCTGGATGGTATTAAGGCTGAAGGTGAAGCGAAGCTGCAGAGAAAAGCTGAG GTGCGTCGTGTGCAGAACATCGTTGATACTTTAGATTCTCTGAAGGCAAGAAACTCCAACCCTCCTAGCAATATTGGTAAAGCAGTCTCAGTAACAACCCAATGGGAGACCTTTGGTTCTGGAATGGGAAGCTTAAATGCTCCaacctcatcatcatcttcTGCACATCTAACTCAAGATTGGGAGCGGTATGATCAGCTCTGA
- the LOC101488385 gene encoding uncharacterized protein, with the protein MGSEENFAAASIPKFDDDYDHWSMVMENLLRSKEYWVAVESGYTEPTSKDGMMGAQIKNLEEIKLKDLKAKNYLFQSLDKSVLKTITQKDTSKQLWDSMKLKCQGNARVKRAQLNRLRRDFEVLAMKQGESITDYFGRVMTVANDMRNYGEDVDDVKIVEKILRTLTEKWNYIVCSIEEAKDIDQLSVDALQSSLLVHEQKFKGSGEDEHALKVTHEERYGGRGRGRAAFRGGRGQGRGRGSQPRSKETVECYKCHKLGHFQYVCQANYAGLEESEEMVLMAYVDTLEDDRNVEWYIDSGCSNHMWELCKYEPCWKRKCLVDCKRSKSPCT; encoded by the coding sequence ATGGGTTCAGAAGAAAACTTTGCAGCAGCCTCCATTCCAAAGTTCGACGACGACTACGACCACTGGAGCATGGTCATGGAGAATCTCCTTCGATCCAAGGAGTATTGGGTTGCTGTCGAATCAGGCTACACAGAGCCAACGAGTAAGGATGGGATGATGGGAGCACAAATAAAAAACCTGGAAGAGATAAAGCTAAAGGATTTGAAGGCTAAGAATTACTTGTTTCAGTCGCTTGACAAGTCAGTTCTGAAGACGATCACGCAGAAGGACACATCTAAACAGCTCTGGGATTCCATGAAGTTGAAGTGTCAAGGCAATGCTCGGGTGAAGAGAGCGCAGCTCAATCGTCTACGCCGAGATTTTGAGGTCTTAGCAATGAAGCAGGGTGAATCGATCACTGATTATTTTGGTCGAGTAATGACGGTTGCAAACGACATGAGGAATTATGGGGAAGATGTGGATGATGTCAAGATCGTTGAGAAGATTTTGAGAACCCTCACTGAGAAGTGGAACTACATTGTTTGTTCCATTGAGGAAGCCAAGGACATTGATCAGCTATCAGTGGATGCCTTGCAAAGTTCTCTGCTTGTTCATGAGCAAAAGTTCAAAGGAAGTGGAGAAGATGAGCATGCTTTGAAGGTAACTCATGAAGAAAGATATGGTGGAAGGGGACGAGGAAGAGCTGCTTTCCGAGGAGGTCGGGGACAAGGCAGAGGCAGGGGTAGCCAACCAAGGAGTAAGGAAACAGTTGAATGTTACAAGTGTCATAAGCTTGGACACTTCCAGTACGTGTGCCAAGCAAACTATGCTGGTTTGGAGGAATCAGAAGAGATGGTGCTAATGGCGTATGTTGACACGCTTGAAGATGATCGAAATGTTGAGTGGTACATTGACTCTGGGTGCAGTAATCATATGTGGGAATTATGCAAGTATGAACCTTGTTGGAAAAGGAAGTGTTTGGTTGACTGTAAAAGGAGTAAATCACCTTGTacgtga